Proteins encoded within one genomic window of Brienomyrus brachyistius isolate T26 chromosome 22, BBRACH_0.4, whole genome shotgun sequence:
- the LOC125718176 gene encoding serine/arginine-rich splicing factor 2-like isoform X2, with amino-acid sequence MSYGRPPPDVEGMTSLKVDNLTYRTSPETLRRVFEKYGRVGDVYIPRDRYTKESRGFAFVRFHDKRDAEDAIDAMDGAILDGRELRVQMARYGRPPDSHYGHRGGPPRSPRRRRRSRSRSRSRSRSRSRSRYSRSKSRSYSRSRSRSKTHSKSRSKSRTSRRSKSRSPSRSRSRSRSKSRSKSKSKSHSRSRSPTSKRVSKSRSRSKSMLKSPEKNGAVS; translated from the exons ATGAGTTACGGCAGGCCTCCGCCAGACGTGGAGGGCATGACGTCTCTGAAGGTGGACAATCTGACGTACCGAACCTCTCCGGAGACCCTGCGCCGCGTTTTTGAGAAGTATGGTCGGGTAGGGGATGTCTATATTCCCCGGGACCGCTACACGAAGGAGAGCAGGGGATTCGCGTTCGTGCGGTTTCACGACAAGCGGGACGCCGAGGACGCGATCGACGCCATGGACGGGGCGATCCTGGACGGCCGGGAGCTGCGGGTCCAAATGGCCCGCTACGGACGGCCACCAGATTCTCACTACGGACATCGAGGAGGACCTCCCCGCAG CCCGAGACGCCGAAGACGCAGCCGCTCCCGGAGCCGGAGTCGCTCCCGTTCCCGCAGCCGCTCGCGCTACAGCCGCTCCAAATCGCGCTCCTATTCGCGCTCTCGTTCTCGCTCCAAGACTCACTCCAAGTCTCGCTCCAAGTCCCGCACGTCTCGCAGAAGCAAGTCCAGATCTCCGTCCAGGTCGCGCTCTAGATCTCGATCCAAATCGAGGTCCAAATCAAAATCGAAATCCCACTCCAGGAGTCGCTCGCCGACATCTAAAAGGGTCTCCAAATCCAGATCACGATCTAAGAGCATGCTGAAGTCTCCTGAGAAGAACGGTGCCGTGTCATGA
- the LOC125718176 gene encoding serine/arginine-rich splicing factor 2-like isoform X1, with amino-acid sequence MSYGRPPPDVEGMTSLKVDNLTYRTSPETLRRVFEKYGRVGDVYIPRDRYTKESRGFAFVRFHDKRDAEDAIDAMDGAILDGRELRVQMARYGRPPDSHYGHRGGPPRRYGAYGRRSRSPRRRRRSRSRSRSRSRSRSRSRYSRSKSRSYSRSRSRSKTHSKSRSKSRTSRRSKSRSPSRSRSRSRSKSRSKSKSKSHSRSRSPTSKRVSKSRSRSKSMLKSPEKNGAVS; translated from the exons ATGAGTTACGGCAGGCCTCCGCCAGACGTGGAGGGCATGACGTCTCTGAAGGTGGACAATCTGACGTACCGAACCTCTCCGGAGACCCTGCGCCGCGTTTTTGAGAAGTATGGTCGGGTAGGGGATGTCTATATTCCCCGGGACCGCTACACGAAGGAGAGCAGGGGATTCGCGTTCGTGCGGTTTCACGACAAGCGGGACGCCGAGGACGCGATCGACGCCATGGACGGGGCGATCCTGGACGGCCGGGAGCTGCGGGTCCAAATGGCCCGCTACGGACGGCCACCAGATTCTCACTACGGACATCGAGGAGGACCTCCCCGCAGGTACGGGGCATATGGTAGAAGGAGCAGAAG CCCGAGACGCCGAAGACGCAGCCGCTCCCGGAGCCGGAGTCGCTCCCGTTCCCGCAGCCGCTCGCGCTACAGCCGCTCCAAATCGCGCTCCTATTCGCGCTCTCGTTCTCGCTCCAAGACTCACTCCAAGTCTCGCTCCAAGTCCCGCACGTCTCGCAGAAGCAAGTCCAGATCTCCGTCCAGGTCGCGCTCTAGATCTCGATCCAAATCGAGGTCCAAATCAAAATCGAAATCCCACTCCAGGAGTCGCTCGCCGACATCTAAAAGGGTCTCCAAATCCAGATCACGATCTAAGAGCATGCTGAAGTCTCCTGAGAAGAACGGTGCCGTGTCATGA